Proteins encoded together in one Microcebus murinus isolate Inina chromosome 18, M.murinus_Inina_mat1.0, whole genome shotgun sequence window:
- the LOC142861918 gene encoding WASH complex subunit 1-like, which yields MTPVGTQHCLAGQTYAVPLIQPDLRREEAIQQVADALQYLQKVSSDIFSRISQRVEVSRSQLQAIGERVSLAQAKIEKIKGSKKAIKVFSSAKYPAPEHLQEHSSIFTGAQDPGLQRRPRHRIQSKHRPLDGRALQEKLQYFPVCVSITPQPEDAAEEGLGALPSNISSVSSLLLFNTTENLYGQRVAGPQDVGEACLA from the exons ATGACTCCCGTGGGGACCCAGCACTGCTTGGCAGGTCAGACATACGCGGTGCCCCTGATCCAGCCGGACCTGCGGAGGGAAGAGGCCATCCAGCAGGTGGCGGACGCCCTGCAGTACCTCCAGAAGGTCTCCTCAGACATCTTTAGCAG GATCTCCCAGCGAGTGGAGGTGAGCCGGAGCCAGCTGCAGGCCATCGGGGAGAGGGTCTCCTTGGCCCAGGCCAAGATTGAGAAGATCAAGGGCAGCAAGAAGGCCATCAAG GTGTTCTCCAGCGCCAAGTACCCGGCCCCAGAGCACCTGCAGGAACACAGCTCCATCTTCACGGGCGCCCAGGACCCTGGCCTGCAGAGACGCCCCCGCCACAGGATCCAGAGCAAGCACCGCCCCCTGGATGGGCGGGCCCTGCAG GAGAAGCTGCAGTACTTCCCGGTGTGCGTTAGCATCACGCCGCAGCCCGAGGACGCCGccgaggaggggctgggggctcttCCCAGCAACATCAGCTCCGTCAGCTCCTTGCTGCTCTTCAACACCACTGAGAACCTGTATGGCCAGAGGGTGGCAGGGCCACAGGACGTGGGAGAGGCCTGCCTGGCTTAG
- the LOC105879208 gene encoding WASH complex subunit 1-like isoform X1, which produces MAPAGKGARKNDSGSSVSPSGRSSVGWALFLRVPLSHLRIPEGASVAPVLGAPKEVTEPSSARASLLESIRQAGGIGKAKLRSVKERKLEKKLEQEQVPSAAARDEAPRGRGALEGVSGIGNQEGRVTEPLTCSFCVAVRATSQGGDLMLDLFNKLAMRRKGISGKDPRSDSIPPLPRQWQREDNEDSWES; this is translated from the exons ATGGCCCCTGCAGGCAAAGGTGCCAGGAAGAATGACAGTGGCAGCAGCGTGTCCCCTTCAGGTCGAAGCAGTGTGGGGTGGGCCCTCTTTCTGAGGGTGCCTCTGTCTCATTTGAGGATTCCTGAGGGAGCTTCTGTAG CTCCGGTCCTGGGAGCGCCCAAGGAGGTGACCGAGCCCTCCAGCGCCCGGGCCTCGCTGCTGGAGTCCATCCGCCAAGCTGGGGGCATCGGCAAGGCCAAGCTGCGCAGCGTCAAGGAGCGCAAGCTGGAGAAGAAACTGGAGCAGGAACAAG TGCCCAGTGCTGCAGCCAGGGATGAAGCTCCGAGAGGCCGTGGAGCGCTGGAGGGTGTCTCGGGGATAGGGAACCAGGAGGGCCGTGTCACTGAACCCCTGACCTGCAGCTTCTGTGTTGCAGTGAGAGCCACAAGCCAAGGTGGGGACCTGATGTTGGATCTCTTTAACAAGCTGGCCATGCGGCGCAAAG GGATCTCCGGGAAAGACCCTAGGTCAGACTCCATCCCGCCTCTGCCTCGGCAGTGGCAGAGAGAGGACAACGAGGACAGCTGGGAGTCCTAG
- the LOC105879208 gene encoding WASH complex subunit 1-like isoform X2: MAPAGKGARKNDSGSSVSPSGRSSVGWALFLRVPLSHLRIPEGASVAPVLGAPKEVTEPSSARASLLESIRQAGGIGKAKLRSVKERKLEKKLEQEQVRATSQGGDLMLDLFNKLAMRRKGISGKDPRSDSIPPLPRQWQREDNEDSWES; the protein is encoded by the exons ATGGCCCCTGCAGGCAAAGGTGCCAGGAAGAATGACAGTGGCAGCAGCGTGTCCCCTTCAGGTCGAAGCAGTGTGGGGTGGGCCCTCTTTCTGAGGGTGCCTCTGTCTCATTTGAGGATTCCTGAGGGAGCTTCTGTAG CTCCGGTCCTGGGAGCGCCCAAGGAGGTGACCGAGCCCTCCAGCGCCCGGGCCTCGCTGCTGGAGTCCATCCGCCAAGCTGGGGGCATCGGCAAGGCCAAGCTGCGCAGCGTCAAGGAGCGCAAGCTGGAGAAGAAACTGGAGCAGGAACAAG TGAGAGCCACAAGCCAAGGTGGGGACCTGATGTTGGATCTCTTTAACAAGCTGGCCATGCGGCGCAAAG GGATCTCCGGGAAAGACCCTAGGTCAGACTCCATCCCGCCTCTGCCTCGGCAGTGGCAGAGAGAGGACAACGAGGACAGCTGGGAGTCCTAG